The following coding sequences lie in one Anguilla anguilla isolate fAngAng1 chromosome 14, fAngAng1.pri, whole genome shotgun sequence genomic window:
- the mapkap1 gene encoding target of rapamycin complex 2 subunit MAPKAP1 isoform X2, protein MAFLDNPAIILAHIRQSHVTSDDTGMCEVVLIDHDVDLERCQQSSAPGDGGRGMSGPSSLGDGGAGETQGCDLSQSVDITSSWDFGIRRRSNTAQKLERLRKERQNQIKCKNVQWKERSSSQSAEDMGSLFEKKDFRDRPRTAGRQSTLSLRLEQCPQQLNNPFNEYSKFDGKGHIGTTATRKIDVYLSMQTGQEKLHPMTVVTMATARVHDLIGLICWQYTSENREPKLNENVSAYCLHIAEDDGEVDTDFPPLDSNEPFHKFSFGTLALVEKYTSPGMASKQSQFVRINAAHGFSLIPVDSMKVTMKEILQKALKKRKGSQKGSGPQYRLERQTEPNVAVDLDCTLESQNTLEFCLVRENSSRGEESSEEDPPIDITTVQDMLSSHHYKSFKISMIHKLRFTTDIQLGVSGEKVEIDPVTNQKASTKFWIRQKPISIDSDLLCACDLVEEKSPSHAIFKVTYLSNHDYKPLYFESDAATVNEIVLKVNYILESRASTTRADYFAQKQRKLSRRTSFSFQKEKKGNQ, encoded by the exons atggcaTTCCTGGACAACCCCGCCATCATCTTGGCGCATATCCGGCAGTCCCACGTGACCAGCGATGACACGGGCATGTGCGAGGTCGTCCTGATCGACCACGACGTGGACCTGGAGCGGTGCCAGCAGTCCTCCGCcccgggggacggggggcggggcatgtCCGGGCCCAGCTCCCTGGGGGACGGCGGTGCCGGTGAGACCCAGGGCTGCGACCTGTCCCAGTCCGTTGACATAACCTCCAGCTGGGACTTCGGCATCCGCCGGAGGTCCAACACAG CTCAAAAGCTGGAAAGACTGAGGAAGGAACGTCAGAATcagataaaatgcaaaaacgTGCAGTGGAAGGAGAGGAGCTCTTCACAGTCAG CGGAAGACATGGGCTCCCTGTTTGAGAAGAAGGATTTCCGGGACCGTCCTCGGACCGCGGGGCGGCAGTCTACCCTCTCCCTGAGGCTGGAGCAGTGCCCCCAGCAGCTCAACAACCCTTTCAATGAGTACTCCAAATTCGACGGCAAG gGCCACATCGGCACGACCGCGACCAGAAAAATCGACGTCTACCTCTCGATGCAGACGGGGCAGGAGAAGCTGCACCCCATGACGGTGGTCACCATGGCTACCGCCCGAGTCCACGACCTCATCGGCCTCATCTGCTGGCAGTACACCAGTGAGAACCGCGAGCCCAAACTCAA tGAGAACGTCAGTGCGTACTGCCTGCACATTGCTGAGGATGATGGGGAGGTGGACACCGACTTCCCCCCGCTGGACTCCAACGAGCCCTTCCACAAGTTCAGCTTCGGCACCCTGGCCCTGGTGGAGAAGTACACCTCCCCGGGCATGGCCTCCAAACAGTCGCAGTTCGTCAGAAT AAACGCTGCCCACGGTTTCTCCCTCATCCCGGTGGACAGCATGAAGGTGACCATGAAGGAGATCCTGCAGAAAGCGCTCAAAAAGAGGAAGGGCTCCCAGAAGGGCTCAG GCCCTCAGTACCGGCTGGAGAGGCAGACGGAACCCAACGTGGCCGTGGACCTGGACTGCACGCTGGAGAGCCAGAACACGCTCGAGTTCTGCCTGGTCCGAGAGAACA GCTCCAGGGGGGAGGAGAGCTCGGAGGAAGACCCGCCCATCGACATCACCACCGTGCAGGACATGCTGAGCAGCCACCACTACAAATCCTTCAAGATCAGCATGATCCACAAGCTTCGCTTCACCACCGACATCCAGCTCG GTGTCTCTGGAGAGAAGGTGGAGATCGACCCTGTCACTAACCAGAAGGCCAGCACTAAGTTCTGGATCCGCCAGAAGCCCATTTCCATCGACTCGGACCTCCTGTGTGCCTGCGACCTGGTGGAGGAGAAGAGTCCCA gTCATGCCATATTCAAGGTCACCTATCTCAGCAACCACGACTACAAGCCCTTGTACTTTGAGTCTGATGCGGCCACAGTCAATGAGATCGTACTGAAG
- the mapkap1 gene encoding target of rapamycin complex 2 subunit MAPKAP1 isoform X1: MAFLDNPAIILAHIRQSHVTSDDTGMCEVVLIDHDVDLERCQQSSAPGDGGRGMSGPSSLGDGGAGETQGCDLSQSVDITSSWDFGIRRRSNTGNPGRRERPGAAAQKLERLRKERQNQIKCKNVQWKERSSSQSAEDMGSLFEKKDFRDRPRTAGRQSTLSLRLEQCPQQLNNPFNEYSKFDGKGHIGTTATRKIDVYLSMQTGQEKLHPMTVVTMATARVHDLIGLICWQYTSENREPKLNENVSAYCLHIAEDDGEVDTDFPPLDSNEPFHKFSFGTLALVEKYTSPGMASKQSQFVRINAAHGFSLIPVDSMKVTMKEILQKALKKRKGSQKGSGPQYRLERQTEPNVAVDLDCTLESQNTLEFCLVRENSSRGEESSEEDPPIDITTVQDMLSSHHYKSFKISMIHKLRFTTDIQLGVSGEKVEIDPVTNQKASTKFWIRQKPISIDSDLLCACDLVEEKSPSHAIFKVTYLSNHDYKPLYFESDAATVNEIVLKVNYILESRASTTRADYFAQKQRKLSRRTSFSFQKEKKGNQ; this comes from the exons atggcaTTCCTGGACAACCCCGCCATCATCTTGGCGCATATCCGGCAGTCCCACGTGACCAGCGATGACACGGGCATGTGCGAGGTCGTCCTGATCGACCACGACGTGGACCTGGAGCGGTGCCAGCAGTCCTCCGCcccgggggacggggggcggggcatgtCCGGGCCCAGCTCCCTGGGGGACGGCGGTGCCGGTGAGACCCAGGGCTGCGACCTGTCCCAGTCCGTTGACATAACCTCCAGCTGGGACTTCGGCATCCGCCGGAGGTCCAACACAG GGAACCCAGGCAGACGTGAGAGGCCCGGGGCAGCCG CTCAAAAGCTGGAAAGACTGAGGAAGGAACGTCAGAATcagataaaatgcaaaaacgTGCAGTGGAAGGAGAGGAGCTCTTCACAGTCAG CGGAAGACATGGGCTCCCTGTTTGAGAAGAAGGATTTCCGGGACCGTCCTCGGACCGCGGGGCGGCAGTCTACCCTCTCCCTGAGGCTGGAGCAGTGCCCCCAGCAGCTCAACAACCCTTTCAATGAGTACTCCAAATTCGACGGCAAG gGCCACATCGGCACGACCGCGACCAGAAAAATCGACGTCTACCTCTCGATGCAGACGGGGCAGGAGAAGCTGCACCCCATGACGGTGGTCACCATGGCTACCGCCCGAGTCCACGACCTCATCGGCCTCATCTGCTGGCAGTACACCAGTGAGAACCGCGAGCCCAAACTCAA tGAGAACGTCAGTGCGTACTGCCTGCACATTGCTGAGGATGATGGGGAGGTGGACACCGACTTCCCCCCGCTGGACTCCAACGAGCCCTTCCACAAGTTCAGCTTCGGCACCCTGGCCCTGGTGGAGAAGTACACCTCCCCGGGCATGGCCTCCAAACAGTCGCAGTTCGTCAGAAT AAACGCTGCCCACGGTTTCTCCCTCATCCCGGTGGACAGCATGAAGGTGACCATGAAGGAGATCCTGCAGAAAGCGCTCAAAAAGAGGAAGGGCTCCCAGAAGGGCTCAG GCCCTCAGTACCGGCTGGAGAGGCAGACGGAACCCAACGTGGCCGTGGACCTGGACTGCACGCTGGAGAGCCAGAACACGCTCGAGTTCTGCCTGGTCCGAGAGAACA GCTCCAGGGGGGAGGAGAGCTCGGAGGAAGACCCGCCCATCGACATCACCACCGTGCAGGACATGCTGAGCAGCCACCACTACAAATCCTTCAAGATCAGCATGATCCACAAGCTTCGCTTCACCACCGACATCCAGCTCG GTGTCTCTGGAGAGAAGGTGGAGATCGACCCTGTCACTAACCAGAAGGCCAGCACTAAGTTCTGGATCCGCCAGAAGCCCATTTCCATCGACTCGGACCTCCTGTGTGCCTGCGACCTGGTGGAGGAGAAGAGTCCCA gTCATGCCATATTCAAGGTCACCTATCTCAGCAACCACGACTACAAGCCCTTGTACTTTGAGTCTGATGCGGCCACAGTCAATGAGATCGTACTGAAG